The Burkholderia mayonis genome window below encodes:
- a CDS encoding XdhC family protein: MESMDLEVLRTGARWLGDGRRALLVTVVRTWGSSPRPEGAMLAVRDDGLVVGSVSGGCIEDDLIARVQASGVASWARPEAVKYGVTAEEAHRFGLPCGGTIELVLEPLAPKSGIAALCDALERGRLVTRTLDLATGEAALAPAIATDGLSFDGARLVTIHGPRYRMLVIGAGQLSRYLCQIAVGLDYQVTVCDPREAYTDAWDVPGTRLVRTMPDDTVLDMQLDRRSAVIALTHDPKLDDLALMEALKTPAFYVGALGSRRNSQARRERLREFDLGAAALARLHGPAGIYIGSRTPPEIAVSILAEVTAAKNGVSLPTILQVEGAKAAREVAAGGGAVCGI; encoded by the coding sequence GATCTCGAAGTGCTGAGGACGGGCGCGCGCTGGCTCGGCGACGGCCGCCGCGCGCTGCTCGTGACGGTCGTGCGGACCTGGGGTTCGTCGCCGCGGCCGGAGGGCGCGATGCTCGCGGTGCGCGACGACGGGCTCGTCGTCGGCTCGGTGTCGGGCGGCTGCATCGAGGACGATCTGATCGCACGCGTGCAGGCGTCGGGCGTCGCGAGCTGGGCGCGGCCCGAAGCGGTCAAGTACGGCGTGACGGCCGAAGAAGCGCATCGCTTCGGCCTGCCGTGCGGCGGCACGATCGAGCTCGTGCTCGAACCGCTCGCGCCGAAAAGCGGCATCGCGGCGCTGTGCGACGCGCTCGAACGCGGCCGGCTCGTCACGCGCACGCTCGATCTCGCGACGGGCGAAGCGGCGCTCGCGCCCGCGATCGCGACCGACGGGCTGTCCTTCGACGGCGCGCGCCTCGTGACGATTCACGGGCCGCGCTACCGGATGCTCGTGATCGGCGCGGGGCAGTTGTCGCGCTATCTGTGCCAGATCGCGGTCGGGCTCGACTATCAGGTGACGGTCTGCGATCCGCGCGAAGCGTACACGGACGCGTGGGACGTGCCGGGCACGCGGCTCGTGCGGACGATGCCCGACGATACCGTGCTCGACATGCAGCTCGATCGCCGCTCGGCGGTGATCGCGTTGACGCATGATCCGAAGCTCGACGATCTCGCGCTGATGGAAGCGCTGAAGACGCCGGCGTTCTACGTCGGCGCGCTCGGCTCGCGGCGCAACAGCCAGGCGCGGCGCGAGCGGCTGCGCGAGTTCGATCTGGGCGCGGCGGCGCTTGCGCGGCTGCATGGCCCGGCGGGCATCTACATCGGCAGCCGCACGCCGCCGGAGATCGCGGTGTCGATCCTCGCCGAGGTGACGGCGGCGAAGAACGGCGTGTCGCTGCCGACGATCCTGCAGGTCGAAGGGGCGAAAGCGGCGCGGGAGGTCGCGGCGGGCGGCGGCGCGGTCTGCGGGATTTAA
- a CDS encoding LacI family DNA-binding transcriptional regulator yields the protein MATLNEVAQRAGVTAATVSNVLRNRGRVGADTRARVLDAVRALGYRPHLAARALAEGRAPTVALMVSSIANPFYPEFALAVEKAVRRNGQFLIVCNTNDNPSEGRAYLDQIAGTISEGILVTNANLHLPDLLDVQRRGVPVVLCMWERPDALPDTLPCVAVDFRLAGRLAAQHLIALGHRDVGVIVGGRSETGVHAARFDGFVDTMREHGLDVAAVACEPDTIDGGARAARRLLDAKPHLTALFATNDLPAIGAMHTAAERGRQVPDDLSIVGITNIHLANDVRPALTTVAIPIDEAADLAVELLNALRETGGGVDEALLAAARARTTSAPRLLVRGTTGRARSAHGGMRDR from the coding sequence ATGGCGACGTTGAATGAGGTCGCGCAGCGTGCGGGCGTGACCGCGGCGACCGTATCGAACGTGCTGCGCAACCGCGGGCGCGTCGGCGCCGATACGCGCGCGCGCGTGCTGGACGCGGTGCGCGCGCTCGGCTATCGGCCGCACCTTGCCGCCCGCGCGCTCGCCGAAGGGCGCGCGCCGACGGTCGCGCTGATGGTGTCGAGCATCGCAAACCCGTTCTACCCGGAGTTCGCACTGGCGGTCGAAAAGGCGGTGCGGCGCAACGGGCAGTTCCTGATCGTTTGCAATACGAACGACAACCCGTCCGAAGGACGCGCGTATCTCGACCAGATCGCGGGGACGATTTCCGAAGGCATTCTCGTGACGAACGCGAACCTGCATCTGCCCGACCTGCTCGACGTGCAGCGGCGCGGCGTGCCCGTCGTGCTGTGCATGTGGGAGCGCCCGGACGCGCTGCCCGACACGCTGCCGTGCGTCGCGGTCGATTTCCGGCTGGCGGGGCGGCTCGCGGCGCAGCACCTGATCGCGCTCGGGCATCGCGACGTCGGCGTGATCGTCGGCGGCCGTTCGGAGACGGGCGTGCACGCGGCGCGATTCGACGGCTTCGTCGACACGATGCGCGAGCACGGTCTCGATGTCGCGGCTGTCGCGTGCGAGCCGGACACGATCGACGGCGGCGCGCGCGCAGCGCGCCGGCTGCTCGACGCGAAGCCGCACCTGACCGCGCTTTTCGCGACGAACGATCTGCCGGCGATCGGCGCGATGCACACGGCGGCCGAGCGCGGCAGGCAGGTGCCGGACGATCTGTCGATCGTCGGGATCACGAACATTCATCTGGCGAACGACGTGCGGCCGGCGCTCACGACCGTCGCGATTCCGATCGACGAGGCGGCGGATCTGGCGGTCGAACTGCTCAACGCGTTGCGCGAGACGGGAGGGGGCGTCGACGAGGCGCTACTGGCAGCGGCGCGCGCGCGGACGACTTCCGCGCCGAGATTGCTCGTGCGCGGGACGACGGGGCGCGCGCGGTCCGCGCATGGTGGGATGCGCGATCGCTGA
- a CDS encoding ABC transporter ATP-binding protein, translating to MASISLRRVQKAYGDGAPVIRDVDLEIGAHEFCVFLGPSGCGKSTLLRMIAGLEDLSDGELLIDGRRVDDVPAAERGVAMVFQSYALFPHMTVYENMAFGLKLARTPKPEIDRKVRDAARILQLDALLDRKPKALSGGQRQRVAIGRAIVREPGVFLFDEPLSNLDATLRGQTRIEIARLHRQFANASVVYVTHDQTEAMTLADKIVLLHAGADAARDGSIAQIGTPLELYHHPNSRFVAGFIGSPRMNFLPAVVAARDVNRTTVTLASGEALTLPRDGTALQAGDEVTLGIRPEHLALASEPTPATLARDVALVEHLGELSYVHLDEPGGAPLVAKVPGDARLRAGDRVRLHAPAAACHLFTADGRAVPACAVVHHYA from the coding sequence ATGGCGAGCATTTCATTGAGGCGCGTGCAGAAAGCCTATGGAGACGGCGCGCCGGTCATCCGCGACGTCGATCTGGAGATCGGCGCGCACGAATTCTGCGTGTTCCTCGGGCCGTCCGGCTGCGGCAAGTCGACCTTGCTGCGGATGATCGCCGGACTCGAGGATCTGAGCGACGGCGAGCTGCTGATCGACGGACGGCGCGTCGACGACGTTCCCGCCGCCGAGCGCGGCGTCGCGATGGTGTTCCAGAGCTACGCGCTGTTTCCGCACATGACGGTCTACGAAAACATGGCGTTCGGCCTGAAGCTCGCGCGCACGCCGAAGCCGGAGATCGACCGGAAAGTGCGCGACGCGGCGCGCATCCTGCAACTCGACGCGCTGCTCGACCGCAAGCCGAAGGCGCTGTCGGGCGGCCAGCGGCAGCGCGTCGCGATCGGCCGCGCGATCGTGCGCGAGCCGGGCGTGTTTCTGTTCGATGAACCGCTGTCGAATCTCGACGCGACGCTGCGCGGGCAGACCCGCATCGAGATCGCCCGCCTGCACCGGCAGTTCGCGAACGCGAGCGTCGTCTACGTGACGCACGATCAGACCGAAGCGATGACGCTCGCGGACAAGATCGTGCTGCTGCACGCGGGCGCCGACGCCGCGCGCGACGGCAGCATCGCGCAGATCGGCACGCCGCTCGAGCTCTATCACCATCCGAACAGCCGGTTCGTGGCGGGCTTCATCGGCTCGCCGCGGATGAATTTCCTGCCGGCCGTCGTCGCCGCGCGCGACGTAAATCGCACGACCGTCACGCTCGCCTCCGGCGAAGCGCTGACGCTGCCGCGCGACGGCACGGCGCTGCAGGCCGGCGACGAAGTGACGCTCGGCATCCGCCCCGAGCATCTCGCGCTCGCCAGCGAGCCAACGCCCGCGACGCTCGCGCGCGACGTCGCGCTCGTCGAACATCTCGGCGAGCTGAGCTACGTGCATCTCGACGAGCCGGGCGGCGCGCCGCTCGTCGCGAAAGTGCCGGGCGACGCGCGGCTGCGCGCGGGCGATCGCGTGCGGCTGCACGCGCCCGCCGCCGCCTGCCATCTGTTCACCGCAGACGGCCGCGCGGTGCCCGCGTGCGCCGTCGTTCACCACTACGCATAA
- a CDS encoding beta-galactosidase, translating into MRIGVCYYPEHWPESMWAEDARRMKTLGIEQVRIGEFAWSRIEPSPGEFDWGWLDRAIDVLGAAGLDVVMCTPTATPPKWLIDRHPDILATGADGRPRTFGSRRHYDFSSPAYYDASQRICTAVAERYGRHPAVRYWQTDNEMGCHHTVVSYSPAALARFRNWLKARYGTIDALNRAWGTVFWSMEYRRFDEIDAPIGTVTEAHPSHRLDYRRFASDELARYHRMQVDAIRAHSPGRGVTHNFMQLFTEFDHYEVARDLDFAAWDSYPLGALEEQWFAPELKARWLRTGHPDFASFNHDVYRGMSKQPFWVMEQQPGPVNWAQWNPAPLPGMVRLWSWEAFAHGAGCVSYFRWRQAPFAQEQMHAGLNTPDNALDVGGHEAARVAREIAALRDAAGAGADAKVRAQVALIYDYEATWLFGVHPQGADFHYPRFAFEYYSALRALGFDVDVIPAGAPLDGYRLIVVPPLPVVPDGFAARLAASNAHVVLGPRSGSKTRDLQIPPTLPPGPLASIVPIRVWRVESLRPNVVERVDGALRDGTAFSGFARHWRDLVELRDGAHGDVRARFADGHPACIAHGRLHYWAALFDEGTTEQLFADVAAEAGLAPAPLGDSVRVSRRGGLTYVFNYGDAPHTIDAVPPSAFVLGDAQVEPRGVAAYRG; encoded by the coding sequence ATGCGCATCGGCGTTTGTTACTACCCGGAACACTGGCCCGAATCGATGTGGGCGGAAGACGCCCGCCGGATGAAGACGCTCGGCATCGAGCAGGTGCGGATCGGCGAATTCGCATGGAGCCGCATCGAGCCGTCGCCGGGCGAATTCGACTGGGGCTGGCTCGATCGCGCGATCGACGTGCTCGGCGCGGCGGGACTCGACGTCGTGATGTGCACGCCGACCGCGACGCCGCCGAAATGGCTGATCGACCGCCATCCCGACATCCTCGCGACCGGCGCCGACGGCCGGCCGCGCACGTTCGGCTCGCGCCGCCACTACGATTTCTCGTCGCCGGCGTACTACGACGCGTCGCAGCGGATCTGCACGGCGGTCGCCGAGCGCTACGGCCGGCATCCGGCCGTGCGCTACTGGCAGACCGACAACGAGATGGGCTGCCACCACACGGTCGTCAGCTACTCGCCCGCCGCGCTGGCGCGCTTTCGCAACTGGCTGAAGGCGCGCTACGGGACGATCGACGCGCTGAACCGCGCATGGGGCACGGTGTTCTGGAGCATGGAGTACCGGCGCTTCGACGAGATCGACGCGCCGATCGGCACCGTGACCGAAGCGCATCCGTCGCATCGCCTCGACTATCGCCGCTTCGCGTCTGACGAGCTCGCGCGCTATCACCGGATGCAGGTCGACGCGATCCGCGCGCATTCGCCCGGCCGCGGCGTCACGCACAACTTCATGCAGCTCTTCACCGAGTTCGATCACTACGAGGTCGCGCGCGATCTCGATTTCGCCGCATGGGACAGCTACCCGCTCGGCGCGCTCGAAGAGCAATGGTTCGCGCCGGAGCTGAAGGCGCGCTGGCTGCGCACGGGCCATCCGGATTTCGCATCGTTCAATCACGACGTCTATCGCGGGATGTCGAAGCAACCGTTCTGGGTAATGGAGCAGCAGCCGGGCCCCGTCAACTGGGCGCAATGGAATCCGGCGCCGCTGCCCGGCATGGTGCGGCTGTGGAGCTGGGAGGCGTTCGCGCACGGCGCAGGCTGCGTGTCGTATTTCCGCTGGCGGCAGGCCCCGTTCGCGCAGGAGCAGATGCACGCCGGGCTGAACACGCCGGACAACGCGCTCGACGTGGGCGGCCATGAAGCCGCGCGCGTCGCGCGGGAAATCGCCGCGCTGCGCGACGCCGCCGGCGCCGGCGCCGATGCCAAGGTTCGCGCGCAGGTCGCGCTGATCTACGACTACGAAGCGACGTGGCTGTTCGGCGTGCATCCGCAAGGCGCGGATTTCCACTATCCGCGCTTCGCGTTCGAGTACTACTCGGCGCTGCGCGCGCTCGGCTTCGACGTCGACGTCATTCCGGCCGGCGCGCCGCTCGACGGCTACCGGCTGATCGTCGTGCCGCCGCTGCCCGTCGTGCCGGACGGTTTCGCCGCTCGGCTCGCGGCGTCGAACGCGCATGTCGTGCTCGGGCCGCGCAGCGGCTCGAAGACACGCGATCTGCAAATCCCGCCGACGCTGCCGCCCGGCCCGCTCGCATCGATCGTGCCGATCCGCGTGTGGCGCGTCGAGTCGCTGCGGCCGAACGTCGTCGAGCGCGTCGACGGCGCGTTGCGCGACGGCACGGCGTTTTCGGGCTTCGCGCGTCACTGGCGCGATCTCGTCGAGCTGCGCGACGGCGCGCACGGCGACGTGCGCGCGCGCTTCGCTGACGGCCATCCGGCATGCATCGCGCACGGCCGGCTGCATTACTGGGCAGCCCTCTTCGACGAAGGCACGACCGAGCAGCTCTTCGCCGACGTTGCCGCCGAAGCGGGACTCGCGCCCGCGCCGCTCGGCGACAGCGTCCGCGTGAGCCGCCGCGGCGGACTCACGTACGTCTTCAACTACGGCGACGCGCCGCACACGATCGACGCGGTCCCGCCGTCGGCGTTCGTGCTCGGCGACGCGCAGGTCGAGCCGCGCGGCGTCGCGGCCTATCGCGGCTGA
- a CDS encoding ABC transporter substrate-binding protein, with protein MNHRPIRFIAGLAATAAVAVASFGAASPADAGTLAINIAFKGASQRAVWQSTLDAFHKAHPDIDVKATFVDEEAYKVQLPAWLTTVAPDVVNWHAGERMAYYARRGLFEDLSADWAKNGWNAMYASTRDASSYNGKQYAAPTVYYSWGLFYRKDLLHKVGIADEPKTWDQFLAACKKLKAAGITPIAIGGRDAWTLAGWFDYLDLRINGNAFHQRLMAGDVPYTDPRVKKVYTTWKSLIDAGYFVDNALSYDLDGAQPFLFQGKAAMMLMGTFIAAGFPQNVKPQMGYFQFPIIDPSVPTAEDGPVESLHIPTKAKNKADARTFLAFVETPEIGAKLAEGLGSLSANSKSPEPDDPISRIGFRILAGTKGGVAQFYDRDMTKEMADEGMKGMQQFMANPAQLDAVLAQLEQTRKRIYKK; from the coding sequence ATGAACCATCGCCCCATCCGCTTCATTGCCGGGCTCGCGGCGACGGCCGCCGTCGCGGTCGCGTCGTTCGGCGCCGCGTCGCCCGCCGACGCCGGCACGCTCGCGATCAACATCGCGTTCAAGGGCGCGAGCCAGCGCGCGGTGTGGCAGTCGACGCTCGACGCGTTCCACAAGGCGCACCCGGACATCGACGTAAAGGCGACCTTCGTCGACGAAGAGGCATACAAGGTCCAGTTGCCGGCGTGGCTCACGACAGTCGCGCCCGACGTCGTCAACTGGCACGCGGGCGAGCGGATGGCGTACTACGCGCGGCGCGGCCTGTTCGAAGACCTGAGCGCCGACTGGGCGAAGAACGGCTGGAACGCGATGTATGCGTCGACGCGCGACGCGTCGTCGTACAACGGCAAGCAGTACGCGGCGCCGACCGTCTACTACTCGTGGGGCCTCTTCTACCGGAAGGATCTGCTGCACAAGGTCGGCATCGCCGACGAGCCGAAGACCTGGGATCAATTCCTCGCCGCATGCAAGAAGCTGAAGGCGGCGGGGATCACGCCGATCGCGATCGGCGGCCGCGATGCGTGGACGCTCGCCGGCTGGTTCGACTATCTCGACTTGCGGATCAACGGCAACGCATTCCATCAGCGGCTAATGGCGGGCGACGTGCCGTACACCGACCCGCGCGTGAAAAAGGTGTACACGACGTGGAAGTCGCTGATCGACGCCGGCTACTTCGTCGACAACGCGCTGTCCTACGATCTCGACGGCGCGCAGCCGTTCCTGTTCCAGGGCAAGGCGGCGATGATGCTGATGGGCACGTTCATCGCGGCGGGCTTTCCGCAGAACGTGAAGCCGCAGATGGGCTACTTCCAGTTTCCGATCATCGATCCGTCGGTGCCGACCGCCGAGGACGGCCCGGTCGAATCACTGCACATCCCGACGAAAGCAAAGAACAAGGCCGACGCGCGCACGTTCCTCGCGTTCGTCGAAACGCCGGAGATCGGCGCGAAGCTCGCGGAAGGGCTCGGTTCGCTGTCGGCGAACAGCAAGTCGCCGGAACCCGACGATCCGATCTCGCGCATCGGCTTCCGGATCCTCGCCGGCACGAAGGGCGGCGTCGCGCAGTTCTACGATCGCGACATGACGAAGGAAATGGCCGACGAGGGAATGAAGGGCATGCAGCAGTTCATGGCCAATCCCGCGCAGCTCGACGCCGTGCTCGCGCAGCTCGAACAGACCCGCAAGCGGATCTACAAGAAGTGA
- a CDS encoding carbohydrate ABC transporter permease, which produces MARAAPAAPPARHPSLAARRQQRAAWLFLAPACLMVAVYVIWPILSTMWLSLYNWDGMTERTFVGIANYVELLHAPTFYTALKNNVIWLALFMLAPPLGLAFALYLNQSVGGIRLVKSLCFAPFVLSGVVVGLIFSWFYDPTFGLLALIVGHGVPVLGDARYATFGIVLAALWPQTAYCMILYLTGLTALNAEQIEAARMEGARGFTLFWHVVLPQLRPTTFMAIVVTVIGALRSFDLISVMTGGGPFESSTVLAYYMYDQAIKYYRLGYSASIAVALFAIMLVYIVFQLRRMVRNEQ; this is translated from the coding sequence ATCGCACGCGCCGCCCCCGCCGCGCCGCCCGCGCGCCACCCGTCGCTCGCCGCGCGCAGGCAGCAGCGCGCCGCGTGGCTCTTTCTCGCCCCCGCCTGCCTGATGGTTGCCGTCTACGTGATCTGGCCGATCCTGTCGACGATGTGGCTGAGCCTGTACAACTGGGACGGCATGACGGAGCGCACGTTCGTCGGCATCGCGAACTACGTCGAGTTGCTGCACGCGCCGACGTTCTATACCGCACTGAAGAACAACGTGATCTGGCTCGCGCTCTTCATGCTCGCGCCGCCGCTCGGCCTCGCGTTCGCGCTGTACCTGAACCAGTCGGTCGGCGGCATCCGCCTCGTCAAGTCGCTGTGCTTCGCGCCGTTCGTGCTGTCGGGCGTCGTCGTCGGACTGATCTTCTCGTGGTTCTACGATCCGACCTTCGGCCTCCTCGCGCTCATCGTCGGACATGGCGTGCCCGTGCTCGGCGACGCGCGCTACGCGACGTTCGGCATCGTGCTCGCGGCGCTGTGGCCGCAGACCGCATACTGCATGATCCTCTACCTGACGGGCCTCACGGCGCTCAACGCCGAGCAGATCGAGGCCGCGCGAATGGAAGGTGCGCGCGGCTTCACGCTGTTCTGGCACGTCGTGTTGCCGCAGTTGCGGCCGACGACCTTCATGGCGATCGTCGTCACAGTGATCGGCGCGCTGCGCAGCTTCGACCTGATCTCGGTGATGACGGGCGGCGGGCCGTTCGAAAGCTCGACCGTGCTCGCGTATTACATGTACGACCAGGCGATCAAGTACTACCGCCTCGGCTATTCCGCGTCGATCGCCGTCGCGCTGTTCGCGATCATGCTCGTCTATATCGTCTTCCAACTGCGCCGCATGGTGCGCAACGAACAGTGA
- a CDS encoding carbohydrate ABC transporter permease, giving the protein MFPMPLQQWKPVSRNLYKLSLPVALVVWLLPMIAVFVTSVRSTEELQEGRYWGWPKHFSMIENYRDALTTSPMLHYFWNSVQITVPSVLGSIALAAMAGYALATYRFRGNAALFGTFVAGNFVPVQVLMIPVRDLSLRLGVFNTVEALILFHVAFQTGFCTLFLRNFIKQLPFELIEAARVEGAGEWIVFYRIVLPLIRPALAALAILVFTFVWNDYFWALCLTQGDEAAPITAGVAALKGQWTTSWNLVSAGSILAALPSVAMFFAMQKNFVAGITFGATKG; this is encoded by the coding sequence ATGTTTCCGATGCCGCTCCAGCAATGGAAGCCCGTCTCTCGCAATCTGTACAAGCTGTCGCTGCCCGTCGCGCTCGTCGTGTGGCTGCTGCCGATGATCGCGGTGTTCGTCACGTCGGTCCGCTCGACCGAGGAGCTCCAGGAAGGCCGCTACTGGGGCTGGCCGAAGCACTTCTCGATGATCGAGAACTACCGCGACGCGCTGACGACGTCGCCAATGCTCCATTATTTCTGGAACAGCGTGCAGATCACCGTGCCTTCGGTGCTCGGCTCGATCGCGCTCGCGGCGATGGCGGGCTACGCGCTCGCAACCTATCGCTTTCGCGGCAACGCCGCACTGTTCGGCACGTTCGTCGCCGGCAACTTCGTGCCGGTGCAGGTGCTGATGATTCCCGTGCGCGACCTGTCGCTCAGGCTCGGCGTGTTCAACACGGTCGAGGCGCTGATCCTGTTCCACGTCGCGTTCCAGACCGGCTTTTGCACGCTGTTCTTGCGCAACTTCATCAAGCAGTTGCCGTTCGAACTGATCGAGGCGGCGCGCGTCGAGGGCGCGGGCGAATGGATCGTGTTCTACCGGATCGTGCTGCCGCTGATCCGCCCCGCGCTCGCGGCGCTCGCGATCCTCGTCTTCACGTTCGTCTGGAACGACTACTTCTGGGCGCTGTGCCTCACGCAAGGCGACGAGGCAGCGCCGATCACGGCGGGCGTCGCGGCGCTGAAGGGGCAATGGACGACGTCGTGGAACCTCGTGTCGGCGGGCTCGATCCTCGCTGCGCTGCCGTCGGTCGCGATGTTCTTCGCGATGCAGAAGAATTTCGTCGCGGGGATCACGTTCGGCGCGACGAAGGGGTGA
- a CDS encoding PepSY-associated TM helix domain-containing protein, with product MNAPESIEKHTGVVVPYPGAPRKLDAAELAERRRRSQRATFIKWLRKVHGWVGLWGAVLGLLFGVTGVLLNHRAPPLKISSGEPQVSQLQLALPSPAPATPVAMAAWVGRELAFDGRLGRIRKEPAQPVAWGERRVTQPEHWQFGIFGPHSNVQVEYWKGNGYVSVKRTDNAFLTTLNNLHRGVGMNLFWVLLMDTIAGSMVLLSLTGVLLWTELNKRRTVGVVLVVGSVAAALAAGLA from the coding sequence GTGAACGCGCCCGAATCGATCGAAAAACACACCGGCGTCGTGGTGCCGTATCCGGGCGCGCCGAGGAAGCTCGACGCCGCCGAACTGGCCGAACGCCGCCGCCGCTCGCAGCGCGCGACGTTCATCAAGTGGCTGCGCAAGGTGCACGGCTGGGTCGGCTTGTGGGGCGCGGTGCTCGGCCTCCTGTTCGGCGTGACGGGCGTGCTGCTCAATCACCGCGCGCCGCCGCTCAAGATCTCGTCCGGCGAGCCGCAGGTCAGTCAGTTACAGCTCGCGCTGCCGTCGCCCGCGCCCGCGACGCCCGTCGCCATGGCCGCGTGGGTCGGGCGCGAGCTCGCGTTCGATGGCCGGCTCGGCCGCATTCGGAAGGAGCCGGCGCAGCCCGTCGCGTGGGGCGAGCGTCGCGTCACGCAGCCCGAGCACTGGCAGTTCGGCATCTTCGGTCCGCACAGCAACGTGCAGGTCGAGTACTGGAAGGGGAACGGCTACGTGTCGGTGAAGCGCACCGACAACGCATTCCTCACGACGCTCAACAACCTGCATCGCGGCGTCGGGATGAACCTGTTCTGGGTCCTGCTGATGGATACGATCGCGGGTTCGATGGTTCTGCTGTCGCTGACGGGCGTGCTGCTCTGGACCGAGCTCAACAAGCGGCGCACGGTCGGTGTCGTGCTCGTCGTCGGCTCGGTCGCCGCGGCGCTCGCGGCTGGCTTGGCTTGA
- a CDS encoding EscU/YscU/HrcU family type III secretion system export apparatus switch protein, protein MSGPRRKRAAVLAYDAKGGDTAPRVVAKGYGLVAERIIERARDAGLYVHTAPEMVSLLMQVDLDARIPPQLYQAVAELLAWLYALESGADDGGDAPPVFPLLPKR, encoded by the coding sequence ATGAGCGGGCCGCGGCGCAAGCGCGCCGCAGTGCTCGCCTACGACGCGAAGGGCGGCGATACCGCGCCGCGCGTCGTCGCGAAGGGATACGGGCTCGTCGCCGAGCGGATCATCGAGCGAGCGCGCGACGCCGGGCTATATGTGCATACCGCGCCCGAGATGGTGTCGCTGCTGATGCAGGTCGATCTCGACGCGCGGATTCCGCCGCAGCTGTATCAGGCGGTCGCGGAGCTGCTCGCGTGGCTGTATGCGCTCGAGAGCGGCGCGGACGATGGCGGAGACGCGCCGCCGGTCTTTCCGCTGCTGCCGAAGCGCTGA